Proteins co-encoded in one Flavivirga eckloniae genomic window:
- a CDS encoding baseplate J/gp47 family protein, producing MKNCNSTLSIHEGMGTTQQDRVRPALQTDFFLLDERNEESFILFVQRLSKYVKFYNEFNGSEGDWSNFFQKESTSILIYIASWNIELLQNSFEVKKNEIFINTDFTAQKNLLLEFFNQLETEFNDFLERAETLDNNIIEKENLLASSYAISAKFASIFDQINASTNITSLLKNHVFIKTTQQLFGLLLSWKNFSQNAVDYQLEHYSEHTPHYALFLSFLKLLEVAKDKFNGFTKRHLDFYYKDVLKIENRKAQPDYVHLVAEPFKVKPFLIPKDTIFPAGKNGDGKNKFYASTADQTVNQVKLNSFLSHHRKDDQFFKTTDLFDANAAGESFDVFTNNKQEFKEGIMIASPLLYMQSGERTIYLKFNQKTYKASDFGFYITGEEEGIEITEKSDIKGFIKLTIPATEKAIVPFDSEIHVDFLVQSEFPVLKIIPINKNVITSINKINLTVSVNNFKSFVLESDSGVIDVEKPFYPFSEFPKNGNGMMLSSNEFFMKNQAVATLGITSILDDRVIVSDAVIDAIVAMDTVAKVAKEGTAQKATAEKSSSKKSQSVSKGKQTFLTASNWLNKKVKIYHLNDGKWQAYSDNLQPITNSYPLKEYHFDEVVTEEIVSNGKFRIELSDSAYRGEKYMQDYILASEKNTTLPYKPRIKEFVFNYTVSETINLATRTGEKNTIEIFKVQPYGYTKKDKGVVNFSGLNSNEGFVYIGFDTVEPQDGLSFLIQLEEGTANPLLEPATIAWNYLSNNKWEDFEQTELGDETYSLTQSGLVAISVPEFKASTNTMLPKDLFWVRISVSNIQAISKFLGIHVQAFKAVLVDFEGIGTEFLENTPKETIAKSYKAINGVKKIVQPYSSFLGRVAELDDALYIRTSERLRHKNKAITTWDYERIVLEEFPEVYRLKTLNHYRYDTKISNVSAGYVTLIPIAKSSTSENISWKPLLSLNKMLLIKEHLGKKASPHVRINVKAPKLEKVEIQFNVKFHVVQGMDTRLYIDQLKDIINNYLSPWAYDDSEDFNFANDIEFSSIIQLIDNQSFVDYITEFKVSQYKLDENNEIIGNAIQNLNKITPQSDFTLFIPTETHSITEI from the coding sequence ATGAAAAATTGTAATTCCACATTATCCATACACGAAGGCATGGGAACCACTCAACAAGATAGAGTAAGACCCGCTTTACAAACAGACTTTTTCCTTTTAGACGAGAGAAACGAAGAAAGCTTCATCTTATTTGTACAACGACTTTCCAAGTATGTAAAATTCTATAATGAATTTAATGGAAGCGAAGGAGACTGGTCTAACTTTTTTCAAAAAGAATCCACATCTATCCTCATTTATATAGCCAGTTGGAATATTGAATTGCTTCAAAATTCGTTCGAGGTCAAAAAGAATGAAATTTTTATAAACACCGATTTCACTGCGCAAAAGAATTTATTACTGGAGTTTTTTAACCAATTAGAAACCGAGTTTAATGATTTTTTAGAAAGAGCAGAGACGTTAGATAACAACATCATTGAAAAAGAAAATTTACTGGCATCATCCTATGCCATAAGTGCCAAATTTGCTTCGATTTTCGATCAAATAAATGCATCCACCAATATAACGTCATTGTTGAAAAACCATGTGTTTATAAAAACAACCCAACAACTTTTTGGACTGCTTTTATCATGGAAAAATTTCTCGCAAAATGCGGTTGATTATCAATTAGAGCACTATTCTGAACATACACCACATTACGCCCTTTTTCTTTCCTTTTTAAAACTACTCGAAGTAGCCAAAGATAAGTTCAACGGGTTTACAAAAAGGCATTTAGATTTTTATTATAAGGATGTTCTAAAAATCGAAAACAGAAAGGCACAACCCGATTATGTACACCTGGTAGCAGAACCATTTAAAGTAAAACCATTTTTAATTCCTAAGGATACTATTTTTCCAGCAGGTAAAAATGGCGATGGCAAGAACAAATTCTACGCATCAACAGCAGACCAAACCGTTAATCAGGTAAAGCTGAATTCATTTTTAAGTCATCATAGAAAAGACGACCAGTTTTTTAAAACAACAGACTTATTCGATGCAAACGCAGCAGGAGAAAGTTTTGATGTCTTTACAAACAATAAACAAGAGTTTAAAGAAGGGATAATGATTGCAAGTCCGCTATTGTATATGCAAAGCGGGGAAAGAACCATTTATTTAAAATTCAATCAAAAAACATACAAAGCAAGTGATTTTGGTTTTTATATAACAGGAGAAGAAGAAGGTATTGAAATAACTGAAAAAAGTGATATAAAGGGCTTTATTAAATTAACTATTCCAGCTACAGAAAAAGCGATTGTCCCATTCGATTCGGAAATCCATGTAGACTTTTTAGTACAGTCTGAATTTCCTGTTTTAAAAATTATACCCATAAACAAAAATGTAATTACGTCCATAAACAAGATTAATCTAACAGTATCGGTAAATAATTTTAAGTCGTTTGTTTTAGAATCCGATTCCGGGGTCATAGATGTTGAAAAACCTTTTTACCCTTTTAGTGAATTCCCAAAAAACGGCAATGGTATGATGTTAAGCTCTAATGAGTTTTTTATGAAAAACCAGGCCGTAGCCACATTAGGAATAACTAGCATTTTAGACGATCGTGTTATTGTAAGTGATGCTGTAATAGATGCAATAGTAGCTATGGATACTGTAGCTAAGGTAGCAAAGGAAGGAACAGCACAAAAAGCAACTGCAGAAAAAAGTTCATCAAAAAAATCGCAATCAGTTAGCAAAGGCAAACAAACTTTTTTAACAGCGAGTAATTGGCTGAACAAAAAAGTAAAGATTTATCATTTAAACGATGGTAAGTGGCAAGCATATTCAGATAACCTACAACCCATTACAAATAGCTACCCATTAAAGGAGTACCATTTTGATGAAGTAGTTACCGAAGAGATCGTTTCCAACGGTAAATTTAGAATAGAGCTAAGCGATTCGGCATATAGAGGGGAAAAATATATGCAAGATTATATACTCGCTAGTGAAAAGAATACAACACTTCCTTATAAGCCCAGAATTAAAGAATTTGTTTTTAATTATACCGTTTCAGAAACCATAAACTTAGCCACCAGAACAGGTGAAAAAAACACTATAGAAATTTTTAAAGTACAGCCATACGGCTATACCAAAAAAGATAAAGGCGTAGTCAACTTTTCAGGTTTAAATAGTAACGAAGGTTTTGTTTATATAGGTTTCGACACGGTAGAACCTCAAGATGGACTAAGCTTTTTAATTCAATTAGAAGAAGGTACCGCAAACCCATTATTAGAACCGGCTACTATTGCCTGGAACTATTTAAGTAATAACAAGTGGGAAGATTTTGAGCAAACCGAACTAGGAGACGAAACCTATTCCCTAACCCAATCAGGTTTGGTCGCTATATCCGTTCCGGAATTTAAAGCCAGTACCAATACCATGCTGCCCAAAGATTTATTTTGGGTACGCATATCGGTATCAAATATTCAGGCCATTAGTAAGTTTCTGGGAATCCATGTTCAGGCATTCAAAGCTGTTCTAGTAGACTTTGAAGGCATAGGAACCGAATTTCTGGAAAACACGCCAAAAGAAACCATTGCCAAGTCGTACAAAGCCATAAACGGTGTTAAAAAAATAGTACAACCATACAGTTCCTTTTTAGGAAGAGTGGCAGAATTGGACGATGCTTTGTACATAAGAACCAGTGAACGATTGCGCCATAAAAACAAGGCAATTACTACTTGGGATTACGAACGCATTGTGTTGGAAGAGTTCCCGGAAGTATATCGTTTAAAAACCTTAAACCATTATCGATACGATACAAAAATATCGAATGTTTCAGCAGGTTATGTAACACTCATCCCTATTGCAAAATCATCAACATCAGAAAACATCAGTTGGAAACCACTTTTAAGCCTTAACAAAATGCTTTTAATCAAAGAACACCTTGGTAAAAAAGCATCACCACATGTTAGAATCAATGTAAAAGCACCCAAATTAGAAAAGGTAGAAATTCAGTTTAATGTAAAATTTCATGTGGTACAGGGCATGGATACTCGATTGTATATAGACCAGCTTAAGGACATTATAAACAACTATTTAAGTCCCTGGGCTTATGATGATAGTGAAGATTTCAATTTCGCCAACGACATTGAATTTTCATCCATAATCCAATTAATCGATAACCAGAGCTTTGTGGATTACATCACCGAATTTAAAGTCAGCCAATACAAGCTAGACGAAAACAATGAGATTATAGGCAATGCGATACAAAACCTGAATAAAATCACGCCACAGTCTGATTTTACATTATTCATACCTACAGAAACCCATTCAATTACAGAAATCTAA
- a CDS encoding DUF5908 family protein, which produces MAIEIKELRIKVNVVEPRETSHFTEKINNVKWQELRTSIVNECTSKVLEKIKEKAQR; this is translated from the coding sequence ATGGCTATAGAAATTAAAGAATTACGAATAAAAGTCAACGTAGTTGAACCTCGAGAAACTTCACATTTTACAGAGAAAATCAATAACGTAAAATGGCAAGAATTAAGAACGTCGATTGTTAACGAATGTACCTCGAAAGTACTAGAGAAAATTAAAGAAAAAGCTCAGAGATGA
- a CDS encoding phage tail protein, translating to MASNDPIVGFHFSVIFELVPQFSIDTKFQSVGGLKVTMETESYTEGGQNRFKHNFPLRSGYQDLVLKRGLTSDLSGLSMWCNQALESFVFYPANLVVSLLNENGNPVKVWYVSHAIPISYEFSDFNAEENKIVIETITLRYNFFKELPVPNF from the coding sequence ATGGCAAGCAACGACCCCATAGTTGGCTTTCACTTTTCCGTAATCTTCGAACTGGTTCCTCAATTTTCTATTGATACTAAATTTCAAAGCGTAGGCGGGTTAAAAGTAACTATGGAAACAGAATCTTATACCGAAGGGGGACAAAACCGTTTTAAACACAATTTCCCTCTTCGTTCTGGGTATCAGGATTTGGTATTAAAAAGGGGCTTAACCTCAGACTTGTCGGGGTTGTCCATGTGGTGTAATCAAGCCTTGGAAAGCTTTGTTTTTTATCCGGCAAATCTGGTGGTTTCACTTTTAAATGAAAACGGGAATCCAGTTAAGGTTTGGTATGTATCGCATGCAATCCCTATAAGTTATGAGTTTAGCGACTTTAACGCCGAAGAAAATAAGATTGTAATTGAAACCATTACACTACGATATAACTTTTTTAAAGAATTGCCTGTTCCAAATTTTTAA
- a CDS encoding PAAR domain-containing protein, whose protein sequence is MGAAARATDMHTCPMTTGTVPHVGGPLLPGSNTTVLIGGLPASIAGDNCVCTGPPDTLAVGSSSVFIAGSPAVRMGDSTAHGGVVAAGCPTVLIGG, encoded by the coding sequence ATGGGAGCAGCAGCAAGAGCAACAGACATGCATACATGCCCGATGACAACGGGAACAGTACCACACGTAGGGGGGCCTTTGTTACCGGGAAGTAACACCACGGTTTTAATAGGCGGGTTGCCGGCATCAATCGCAGGGGATAATTGTGTATGTACCGGTCCGCCAGATACTTTAGCCGTGGGTTCTTCCTCGGTTTTTATAGCAGGAAGCCCGGCAGTAAGAATGGGAGATTCAACTGCTCATGGCGGTGTCGTTGCAGCAGGTTGTCCAACGGTCTTAATAGGCGGTTAA
- a CDS encoding phage tail protein — protein MPNTDFPLPKFHFSVQWGGSKIAFTEVSGLNKEMDVIEHRVGSSPNFFKEKMPGMQKLSNITLKRGVFLGDNEFADWFNTVAQNTVEKRTIIISLLDENQEPRVVWTVNDCFIVSLKCTDLKSDANEAAIDTVEVANHGFTVEYKA, from the coding sequence ATGCCAAATACAGATTTTCCGTTACCAAAGTTCCATTTTAGTGTGCAATGGGGAGGAAGTAAAATAGCTTTTACAGAAGTTTCAGGTTTAAACAAAGAAATGGATGTTATAGAACACCGTGTTGGATCAAGCCCTAATTTTTTCAAAGAAAAAATGCCCGGTATGCAAAAGCTAAGCAATATCACTTTAAAAAGAGGTGTGTTCTTAGGCGATAATGAATTTGCCGATTGGTTCAATACCGTGGCTCAAAATACAGTTGAAAAACGAACCATTATCATTTCACTTCTAGATGAAAATCAGGAACCAAGAGTTGTATGGACCGTTAACGATTGCTTTATAGTGTCTTTAAAATGCACCGATTTAAAATCTGATGCAAACGAAGCAGCCATCGATACGGTTGAGGTGGCTAATCATGGTTTTACAGTAGAATATAAAGCCTAA
- a CDS encoding CIS tube protein: MIEGLFGIIDKMRIEVFPTKEYAEPPNKTIFVQLNPEKYSMKHNVEFCENQAMGTSGTDLRFNRIEGEEVSFEFFFDSSGIVPPGKIKDGKGEDSLLDTIGDIASTLKPAIVNPFGEVETVEKEVEEFKNLLMGYDGETHQTAYLKLLWGGYNLSCRLKSMDIEYTLFRKDGRPIRAKVTCVFKGTIDYKLMVAKENKSSPDLTHERTFKMNDNLPRISEEIFQSNNYYIDVAKYNKLMSFRQLKVGQKIKFPPLK; encoded by the coding sequence ATGATAGAAGGACTGTTTGGAATAATAGATAAAATGCGTATCGAGGTTTTTCCAACCAAAGAATACGCAGAACCACCTAATAAAACCATTTTCGTTCAGTTAAACCCCGAAAAGTATTCCATGAAACACAATGTTGAGTTTTGTGAGAATCAAGCGATGGGAACTTCAGGAACCGATTTGCGTTTTAACAGGATTGAAGGGGAAGAGGTGAGTTTCGAATTCTTTTTTGATAGCTCGGGAATTGTTCCGCCAGGAAAAATTAAAGACGGAAAAGGAGAAGATTCGCTTTTAGATACCATTGGAGATATTGCCAGCACATTAAAACCGGCTATCGTAAACCCCTTTGGCGAAGTAGAAACCGTTGAAAAAGAAGTCGAAGAATTCAAAAACCTGTTAATGGGTTACGATGGAGAAACTCATCAAACAGCTTATTTAAAACTGCTTTGGGGTGGCTATAATTTAAGTTGTCGCTTAAAAAGTATGGACATTGAATACACGCTTTTTAGAAAAGACGGTAGACCCATTCGAGCCAAAGTAACCTGTGTGTTTAAAGGAACAATCGATTATAAGTTAATGGTTGCCAAAGAGAACAAAAGTTCTCCGGATTTAACACACGAACGAACATTTAAAATGAACGATAACCTGCCCCGAATTTCAGAAGAGATTTTTCAAAGCAACAATTATTATATAGATGTAGCTAAGTATAATAAGCTAATGAGTTTTAGGCAATTAAAGGTTGGTCAAAAAATAAAATTCCCACCCCTTAAATAA
- a CDS encoding phage tail sheath C-terminal domain-containing protein: MNVSSLKTPGVYINEIDAFPPSVAQVATAVPAFIGYTEKGPTVPTRISSFMEFEQIFGGAPSPTSLTVELDGNLMPTDNCSVTESKYKLYNSLRLFYANGGGICYIVSIGDYTAAINSDSDFTDGLDLLRKFDEPTLLLFPDAINLDATKLGLVHQQALKQCADLMDRFTIMDVKQEADLVADSAAFRDKVGNQNLKYGSSYYPYLQSAFPYSYRFSDINGIAAGKVNFKGIFSTNTAVKDSIEEFEKIAADNNTLSSAWTPTDVVIPIDTHAKLKTATNVCWTLLKTLGKPTVPPLTSTKMTAFVEEQVTNFLKKYAQELVDFKFAYEVLKKADGVADVDDLSALDNDTAFKGVWGNISTYTESAPNPYTGLISVNVPAAGPIPAHDEPDFGKIQIAIQKLNAAIINATNNVLASMNDYVLFEENNVTSQIPFYSAIVEKLSQSMNTVPPSGAVAGIYAQTDKTRGVWKAPANISVNGIVGLTDDINDAEQEDMNIHETGKSINAIRKFTGKGFLVWGGRTLAGNSNDWRYINVRRLANMIEESVKKACMQFVFEPNVSLTWVSVKGMIDNYLNTLWKDGALAGGKPEHAFFVSVGLNETMSAQDILEGRMIVKIGYAPSRPAEFIILEFKQMQQKS; the protein is encoded by the coding sequence ATGAATGTAAGTTCTCTTAAAACACCAGGAGTATATATCAATGAGATTGATGCATTTCCTCCTTCAGTAGCCCAAGTTGCTACAGCAGTTCCAGCTTTTATAGGCTACACCGAAAAAGGACCAACAGTTCCTACCAGAATTTCCTCTTTTATGGAGTTTGAACAAATTTTTGGAGGTGCACCAAGTCCTACTTCTTTAACAGTAGAACTAGATGGAAACTTGATGCCAACAGATAATTGTAGCGTAACCGAAAGTAAATACAAGTTGTATAATAGTTTACGTCTTTTTTACGCTAACGGAGGTGGTATTTGTTATATCGTTTCGATAGGAGATTATACCGCGGCAATAAATAGTGATTCCGATTTCACTGATGGTTTAGATTTATTAAGAAAATTTGACGAACCTACCTTATTGTTGTTTCCAGATGCCATTAATTTAGACGCAACAAAACTAGGACTGGTTCACCAACAAGCCCTAAAACAGTGTGCCGATTTAATGGATCGATTCACCATTATGGATGTTAAGCAAGAAGCCGATCTAGTAGCAGATAGTGCCGCTTTTAGAGATAAAGTAGGTAACCAAAACCTTAAATATGGTTCTTCATACTACCCATATTTACAAAGTGCGTTTCCTTACTCATACAGATTTAGTGATATTAATGGTATTGCAGCCGGTAAGGTAAACTTTAAAGGCATTTTTTCTACAAATACTGCTGTAAAAGACAGTATTGAAGAATTCGAGAAAATAGCAGCAGATAATAATACGTTAAGTTCGGCTTGGACTCCTACTGATGTGGTAATTCCTATAGATACGCATGCCAAGTTAAAAACAGCGACCAATGTATGCTGGACACTTTTAAAAACGTTAGGTAAACCAACAGTTCCTCCACTAACCAGTACAAAAATGACTGCATTTGTGGAAGAGCAGGTAACCAACTTTTTAAAGAAATATGCACAAGAATTAGTGGATTTTAAATTCGCTTACGAAGTGCTTAAAAAAGCGGACGGTGTTGCCGATGTAGACGATTTATCAGCATTAGATAACGATACAGCTTTTAAAGGCGTATGGGGTAACATATCAACATACACAGAATCTGCACCAAACCCATATACTGGTTTGATAAGTGTAAATGTTCCAGCTGCTGGCCCTATTCCTGCACATGATGAACCTGATTTTGGAAAAATTCAAATCGCCATTCAGAAATTAAACGCGGCCATCATCAATGCAACCAATAATGTTTTGGCAAGCATGAATGATTATGTATTGTTCGAAGAAAACAATGTAACCTCACAGATTCCGTTTTACTCGGCTATTGTTGAAAAGCTTTCACAGTCTATGAATACTGTGCCACCTTCTGGAGCTGTTGCTGGTATTTATGCACAAACAGACAAGACCCGAGGTGTTTGGAAAGCACCTGCTAATATAAGTGTTAACGGTATAGTTGGTTTAACCGACGATATTAATGATGCAGAGCAGGAAGACATGAATATTCATGAAACTGGTAAATCAATTAACGCCATTAGAAAGTTTACAGGAAAAGGATTTTTAGTATGGGGAGGTAGAACTCTGGCAGGAAACTCCAACGACTGGCGCTATATAAATGTTAGACGATTAGCCAATATGATTGAAGAATCGGTTAAAAAAGCCTGTATGCAATTTGTATTCGAACCTAATGTATCTCTAACATGGGTGAGCGTAAAAGGAATGATAGACAATTATTTAAACACACTATGGAAAGATGGTGCTTTAGCTGGCGGAAAACCAGAACACGCCTTCTTTGTATCGGTAGGATTAAATGAAACCATGTCTGCCCAAGATATCCTGGAAGGAAGAATGATCGTTAAAATAGGTTATGCTCCTTCAAGACCTGCAGAATTTATCATTTTGGAATTCAAGCAAATGCAACAAAAATCATAA
- a CDS encoding Pvc16 family protein: protein MDLKVIIEQLSKLIDPGETVIDITNIATLNDGDDFLVSKSPIVLSIVNIEEDKTQKNQSVYLKDTNNQTTISRYKHPTQHLIVSLLFSSYNKDLSKYLDGIEKLKTIIDYFQQHKSFYYKNDDSELITYDTFLTKTEVEKEDYYKLTMEFVSLSMEQLNQMWSYLGSKYMPSVLFKMRLCMIQSTNTVQDRVIKKVAINLWENDINNPIGLLETHEFEE from the coding sequence ATGGACTTAAAAGTAATTATTGAGCAGTTAAGCAAACTAATCGATCCGGGTGAAACAGTAATCGATATTACTAATATAGCAACACTTAATGATGGTGATGACTTTCTGGTATCAAAATCACCTATTGTACTATCCATTGTAAATATTGAAGAAGATAAAACCCAAAAAAACCAATCGGTATATCTCAAGGATACAAATAATCAAACAACCATTTCGCGCTATAAGCATCCCACACAACATCTTATAGTGTCTTTGTTATTTAGCTCATATAATAAAGACTTATCTAAATACCTGGACGGAATAGAAAAGTTAAAAACCATTATCGATTACTTCCAGCAGCATAAGTCCTTCTACTATAAAAATGACGATTCCGAACTCATTACATACGATACGTTTTTAACAAAAACAGAAGTCGAAAAAGAAGACTATTACAAGCTCACTATGGAATTTGTGAGTTTAAGTATGGAGCAGTTAAACCAAATGTGGTCGTATTTAGGCTCAAAATATATGCCTTCTGTGTTGTTCAAAATGAGATTGTGCATGATTCAAAGCACTAATACAGTTCAGGATAGAGTCATTAAGAAAGTCGCCATTAATCTTTGGGAAAACGATATAAATAACCCAATCGGATTATTAGAAACCCACGAATTCGAAGAATAA
- a CDS encoding phage baseplate assembly protein V codes for MSTVKPFFPTDTLLKLEFSINGVSNGLDSLLTEAKVHFELNKIPFAKFTFAVAEEDFEDNPDSPLHALHHEPTDPPLEIEVKVSFEGTMETLFKGVIKSLDQQYENCQVVAKIECKDVALRLSQSATEEENNNQTFEEKLTTYTSNLTLSDNLTGQSWGEEQITHNNTTVPWDYLVGFLDSIGMMVALRNEEFVGIDILSPESKPIYVAENGINVFAFTGQLDAERKKSAVTIERWDIENQETVSVTASQSSTPENPHTVRLSETVLQEATLQRVADTIIAKSNLASVTGKVTTFGNLLAKSGDYISFNKVNTQINDEVLLITQEEHVIQNGCWKTEYGYGLESERSFTQNTSSGINNTHAEIGQTNTINGLQIGIVTKIIEDPNNQFRVKVRIPQLSSSGEGVWARLATMNASNEMGSYFIPSINDEVIVGCLNNNPDTPIILGSLYSSNKPMPFPIEEENYIKGFVTKEGTKIIMDDEKKSIELSTKKGNILTISDDLKGFVLEDENKNKITMNDKGITIESCKDLNMKATGNVKIEGVNIDVEGSGNMTLKGSMINLN; via the coding sequence ATGTCTACAGTAAAGCCTTTTTTTCCTACAGATACGTTATTGAAACTGGAATTTTCCATTAATGGGGTAAGCAATGGTTTAGATTCTTTGTTAACAGAAGCAAAAGTGCATTTCGAATTGAATAAAATTCCGTTCGCCAAATTTACTTTTGCCGTAGCCGAAGAAGATTTCGAAGACAATCCCGATTCGCCATTACACGCATTACATCACGAGCCAACAGATCCACCACTAGAAATAGAAGTGAAAGTGTCTTTTGAAGGCACTATGGAAACGCTATTTAAAGGCGTTATAAAATCCTTGGATCAGCAGTACGAAAACTGTCAGGTAGTGGCCAAAATAGAATGTAAAGATGTGGCTTTACGCTTGTCGCAATCTGCAACAGAAGAAGAAAATAACAATCAAACCTTTGAAGAAAAGCTAACAACCTACACCTCTAACTTAACCTTAAGCGACAATTTAACCGGACAAAGCTGGGGTGAAGAACAGATTACCCATAATAACACAACAGTGCCTTGGGATTATTTAGTAGGGTTTTTAGATTCTATAGGTATGATGGTCGCTTTACGAAATGAGGAATTTGTTGGAATAGATATTCTAAGTCCAGAAAGTAAGCCCATTTATGTAGCAGAAAATGGCATTAATGTTTTTGCGTTTACGGGACAATTAGATGCCGAAAGAAAAAAATCGGCTGTAACCATAGAGCGGTGGGATATCGAAAACCAGGAAACCGTTAGCGTTACAGCGTCTCAGAGTAGTACTCCAGAAAATCCGCATACCGTTCGTTTAAGCGAAACCGTACTACAAGAAGCTACGTTACAACGTGTAGCCGATACCATCATTGCAAAAAGTAATCTGGCTTCGGTAACAGGTAAAGTCACCACATTTGGAAATTTACTGGCAAAATCTGGCGATTATATAAGCTTTAATAAGGTGAATACACAGATTAATGATGAAGTGTTGCTAATCACTCAGGAAGAGCATGTTATTCAAAACGGATGTTGGAAAACAGAGTATGGATATGGTTTGGAAAGTGAAAGATCATTTACCCAAAATACCAGTTCCGGTATAAACAATACCCATGCAGAGATCGGTCAGACCAATACCATCAACGGTTTACAGATAGGTATAGTCACCAAAATAATAGAAGATCCTAACAATCAGTTTCGGGTTAAGGTGAGAATTCCTCAATTATCTAGTAGCGGTGAAGGCGTATGGGCAAGATTGGCTACGATGAATGCTTCCAACGAAATGGGGAGTTATTTCATTCCAAGTATTAACGATGAGGTTATTGTAGGGTGTTTGAATAATAACCCCGATACACCAATTATTTTGGGAAGCTTATACAGCAGTAATAAACCGATGCCTTTTCCAATAGAAGAAGAAAACTACATCAAAGGATTTGTTACTAAGGAAGGTACAAAAATCATCATGGACGATGAAAAAAAGAGTATTGAACTAAGTACCAAAAAAGGAAATATTCTAACGATAAGTGACGATTTAAAAGGCTTTGTATTAGAAGACGAAAACAAGAATAAAATTACCATGAACGATAAAGGCATAACCATTGAAAGTTGCAAAGATTTAAACATGAAGGCAACTGGGAATGTTAAGATAGAAGGGGTGAATATAGATGTTGAAGGTAGTGGTAACATGACTCTAAAAGGGTCTATGATAAACTTAAATTAA
- a CDS encoding porin family protein translates to MKNLFLLAIAITSFSLTSNAQNIKFGFKAGVNFAALSGDSNTLGSSLDGRTGYHIGAVAQLGIAKKFAIQPEVLYSAQGLKDVDVDYINVPVLVKFKFAKFFSVEAGPQLGFVINNDIPKESEPKDFNFSGVIGVGAEYKSYFVQLRFTPGGVGKHNLGSSLVGTSSQVQNEMLQISIGYYIF, encoded by the coding sequence ATGAAAAACCTTTTTTTATTAGCTATTGCCATAACTAGCTTCTCTTTAACGTCTAATGCTCAAAACATCAAATTTGGTTTTAAAGCAGGTGTGAATTTCGCTGCTTTATCTGGAGATAGTAATACTTTGGGCAGTAGTTTGGATGGAAGAACGGGGTATCATATTGGTGCGGTCGCTCAGTTAGGTATAGCAAAGAAATTCGCCATTCAACCAGAGGTTTTATATTCTGCTCAAGGGCTTAAGGATGTTGATGTTGATTATATAAATGTTCCAGTTTTGGTAAAGTTTAAATTCGCAAAGTTTTTTAGTGTAGAAGCTGGACCTCAATTAGGATTTGTTATAAATAACGATATTCCAAAAGAGAGTGAACCAAAAGACTTTAATTTTAGTGGAGTTATAGGAGTAGGCGCAGAGTATAAATCTTATTTTGTTCAATTACGTTTCACACCAGGAGGTGTAGGCAAACATAATTTAGGCTCAAGTTTAGTAGGCACATCTTCTCAAGTTCAAAATGAAATGTTACAAATATCTATTGGATATTATATCTTCTAG
- a CDS encoding GPW/gp25 family protein, whose product MEDKSFLGTGWSFPPTFKKQSGTNEMVSREEDIFQSLHILLTTQLNERIMRSDYGCDLTPLLYENITITLLTKIKGIIENAILRYEPRIDLLDVDFKSQETETLNGIINIEIVYRIRATNSRKNYVFPYYLEEGTFVKK is encoded by the coding sequence ATGGAAGATAAATCATTTTTAGGCACAGGTTGGAGTTTTCCACCCACATTTAAGAAGCAGTCGGGAACAAATGAGATGGTTTCAAGAGAGGAAGACATATTTCAAAGTTTACACATCTTATTGACCACCCAATTGAATGAAAGGATTATGCGATCCGATTATGGGTGCGATTTAACCCCCTTGTTATACGAAAACATCACCATTACCCTACTTACAAAAATCAAAGGGATCATAGAAAATGCGATACTGCGGTACGAACCAAGAATAGATTTGTTGGATGTCGATTTTAAATCGCAAGAAACAGAAACCCTTAACGGTATCATCAACATCGAAATAGTTTATAGAATAAGAGCCACTAATTCCAGAAAGAATTATGTGTTCCCTTATTACTTAGAAGAAGGAACGTTTGTAAAAAAATAA